GCCAGAGCCAGTGACAACAGTTGTGCGAGTGAGAGAGCAGAAAAGAAAGGCTAGAAGATGGCTGGAGAGAAAGAGCCGCTTTCTCGAGATGTATACCCGCACTACCCAGACGCTTGGCTGTGCTACATAAGAATGgaagcttgagcgagttggtatGGGTTCGTCTTGGCTGAACAGCACATACGAGACGAGGACGGAAGAAAAGAACGCAGACGAGCGCTtgtctgtgtttttttctttcgttctcgTCTCGTGTGCTCTGTTCAGCCAAGGTGAGCTGTGTTGCCTAAGACGGTTCCACAATTAGCGTGTTTTCCTCACCTCATTCAAAAGGAAAGCCCTGTACTACTTCAAGTCATTGCTGCAACATCCTGTCATGCCGTGAAGCCTTGTAGAGTAGATTTTACATTTGTGCGGAACGCATATACAGCTGTACAAATTACAATTGTGAACGCGACATGTACTGGCCCTGCCGTAATTGTATTTCTTCCCGTTATTATGCCACCTTACCTCATTCCACTATCTAATGAGTTATACCTCATATTTATAGCCACTTAGATTTTTACTTTCACTGTCCAACTTACAACGAGACATATGCCTTAATGGGTGCTATGAAAATGATTTATGTAAGGAACAAGAAGCAAAGTCTGCTGATAGAAAATTGTGAGAACTCGTTTAGCTGTGTTAACTGTGACACCACCAACAACCTAGGTGACCCAAATTCAACCGAAGTCTTCCACCACGGCGCACCCCGTAATTCGCTCGTGCTTTTGACACGTACGAACCCAGAATAATATTTTTTTACTATTCTAAACTATCATTGCTTTTTCtctttattctttctttattttctcgtCACGGTTACGGGGCTCGACTGCTGTCCcgatggtcgcgggatcgaatcccgcccaATGTTGTCAGATGCCACGGAGCAAACACGTGAATACTCCTCACAAAAGAAGCCCGAAACAAGCAGAAGCATATAAAATTTGCCAGTTCATGAAAATATTCTGATTGTGATTTTAAAAAGTCACTAAAATACGAAGGATAGTTTTGTAAATCACGTAATTTTCTTGTCTTATAGAGCCAGAATATGCGCCACTTTGAACGAGAGCACATAGCCACTCTTTAACATTGTCTCCAGAGGGCAGTCTCCCTTCCGTTGAACGCACGTTTGTCAGCTCATGATTAACGGTATTTGTCCACTCCCCAAAGGCTCGTTTGACTTCGACACCCAACCACAGGCGTGCTCATGTGGTGAGGTTCAGGGGAGCCCCTAGTCAtctaaaaaaaaggagggggcaCAAAATCTGCCCCATGCATTAAGCAAgacggggaagggggggggggcctttGCCCTTAACCCTCTCGTCTTTGCTCATCGTCTTAAGGGCCTTTGCCCTTAAGACGATGAGCCTTTGCCCTTAACCCCGCACACGCCTATACACTCAGCTACCCAGTGTCATCGACGAACACGATAGTAGTGAACGACAGACGTGCGTTGGTGAACGTGATGAACGAAATAACTATATTTCATAGAAAAATACAGATAAGCCCCAAAAACACTACAGTAGATGGAAAAATTTGATACAAGCGACTCGGCATAGACAAAAGCCCAAATCCGCTCATTATAAGCTCAACTTGAGCTGTGAGCTTTTCTTGAGCTTTTACTGTGACATctcactttagtgtccctttgaagaGCATTGGGTGGTCGGGATTAATCTACAGTCCTCCACTAGGGCAGCTCTCCTAATTAAGCCATGGTTCTGGGACGCAAAATTAAACGCTCATTACAACAAAAAAATCGTACACATAGAAGGTGCTGAAGTGGGCATTCCAAAAAGTCGGCTTCacaagagccttttttttttcacagatttCTTCAGCTAAGCCTCCATCTTCCTCTCACTTCAACAATTCTTACGCTTCTTCCCTTCTCTCCGTCCTTCCTTCTTCGAAGGCGGACAACTTGCAAGATTCCTCTGTTCCTCCGTCGCCACCTCGCGGTGCCACCTCAAGCGTCGACGTGCCTTCGCCAATGACGCCAATGGCCGGCACAGCCGGCGGCTCACCGACGAAGCTCGCGACCTCATCCGCGGCCTCACCCGCAGCCTCTGCGCCAGCAGCGGGACTGGCGCGCGTGGTGCGGCTTTCGCCGCAGGAAACGGACGACGCGTGCAAGACGTTCTTCCCGCTCGCCTTCTTGCTGGCCTCGCTGCTGTACGCCGGCGCCTTTGCCGGACCGCTGATCACGTCCAAGGACTTCGCCAAGCTGCCCGTCCGTTATGCGGAGTGATATGGTCGTATCGGGCAAGCCCCAGATCACTTATTCAGTCCTGTGCCGAACACACGAAACCCTTCGTCGGAACCGCGGC
The nucleotide sequence above comes from Rhipicephalus microplus isolate Deutch F79 chromosome 2, USDA_Rmic, whole genome shotgun sequence. Encoded proteins:
- the LOC142788267 gene encoding uncharacterized protein LOC142788267 produces the protein MALSFVILEHQQVSHFTSRAQDHQLRSIDVWYLICRCFIIAALLEYVLILHTADNLQDSSVPPSPPRGATSSVDVPSPMTPMAGTAGGSPTKLATSSAASPAASAPAAGLARVVRLSPQETDDACKTFFPLAFLLASLLYAGAFAGPLITSKDFAKLPVRYAE